The following coding sequences lie in one Rutidosis leptorrhynchoides isolate AG116_Rl617_1_P2 chromosome 4, CSIRO_AGI_Rlap_v1, whole genome shotgun sequence genomic window:
- the LOC139841760 gene encoding uncharacterized protein — MAPKRKGMSEEEVENKISQTITNLIPNIVAQAIDAMRKKGGETIKHEEEDEYKEDKTVTGDAIHVWLGRFQKQRPLSFSTASTPVEAENWITHIEKIYRVLGCEERFWVPLAVYKLEGDAQRWWIALRQAKGESVIRKYANIKQGNDKSINDFTKRFLRLVGLIGAAAGSAKDQARKYKWAVHGRYRSKMINLICFDVAEAADYALNLEMERAEYLATKNDDGKNKRVKIAQPLRSVPAPIIKQGQQSGNQGYRSNNWNNRGNQQRIDNGPNNNKRGQLQVYRPQGQQRGNGSGGVNANAPCGTCGKNHPGRVCYRSAGSCFACGEVGHLAKDCKNPIPGFVPRVPLPGPGGRVFAMTAAQAADAIGTITGHVFVHHRALFVLFDSGSTHSIVSVKSSKYLKVSPTWLSTPFTISTPMGSIESIDRVFQNCRLEFNDCMFSANLFPMTMHDFDIILGMDWLSRHHANIDCYSKRIFFGNHSIPDCVFNGDLPVKSIKVISALKAQKLISHGCVGYLASIQNLSIESPSLENIDVVREFPDVFPDELQGFPPVREVEFSIDLILGSQPISKAPYRMAPLELQELKEQLQDLIDCGFIRPNLMNRVFHEYLDKFVIVFIDDILVFSKSKEEHENHLRVVLETLRSKKLFAKFSKCVFWLQRVAFMGHVVSAGGIMMDPVKVEAITNWLRPTSVVEVRSFLGLAGYYRRFVEGFSTIALPLTKLLRKGENFVWTDERQKSFDELKKRLVSAPILALPSGSGGFQIYSDASKHGLGCVLMQHYLYRETCDIFTDHKSLKYIFTQKEINMRQRRWLELLKDYDANIHYHPGKANVVADTLSRKSFGSISCLVTHIREFERLDMGLSKRGASRMLANLKFESDLITRIKEAQLDDGDLWTVFQNLEEGKVKEFREDDDGVIWCGNRLCVPNDDAIREALWSEAHSSPFSIHPGLTKMYQDLKQHFWWSGMKKDVARYVGKCLTCQQVKIEHQRASGLLQPLDIPVWKWDDISMVFVCGLPKTVKRNDAIWVVIDRLTKSAHFLPIRMDYSVSKLSELFQQEILRLHGVPSSIVSDRDPQFTSRFWKGLQKAWGTRLKLSTAFHPQTDGQSERTIQILEDMLRAYALDWKGNWDEYLCLVEFAYNNSWQASIRMAPFEMLYGRKCRAPVCWNEAGEKLIEGPELVRVTNEKVSPWKGVRRFGLKGKLSPRYISPFEILDRVGEVSYRLALPPQLSHVHNVFHVSQLRGYNYHPLHVVQYPFSEIRADLSYIEEPEAIIEREQRVTRKSSNPFVKVQWKNHSASEATWELEETMQAEHPHLFANWCVSIL, encoded by the exons ATGGCACCGAAAAGAAAAGGAATGTCTGAGGAAGAAGTAGAAAACAAGATTAGCCAAACTATCACGAATTTGATACCCAACATTGTAGCTCAAGCTATTGACGCGATGCGTAAGAAAGGTGGTGAGACTATTAAGCATGAAGAAGAGGATGAATATAAGGAAGATAAAACTGTAACGGGAGATGCTATTCATGTTTGGCTAGGACGGTTTCAAAAACAACGTCCTTTGTCATTCAGCACTGCTAGTACTCCTGTTGAAGCTGAGAATTGGATCACTCACATTGAGAAGATTTACCGAGTGCTTGGTTGTGAAGAGAGATTTTGGGTTCCATTGGCTGTTTATAAACTAGAGGGGGATGCTCAGCGTTGGTGGATCGCTTTGAGACAAGCGAAAGGGG AGTCTGTGATTCGGAAGTATGCGAATATTAAGCAAGGgaatgataagtctattaatgatttCACTAAGAGGTTTTTGAGACTTGTGGGTTTGATTGGGGCTGCTGCGGGGTCTGCTAAGGACCAAGCCCGTAAGTATAAATGGGCTGTTCATGGGCGCTACCGCTCTAAAATGATTAATCTGATATGTTTCGATGTCGCTGAGGCAGCCGATTATGCTCTGAATTTGGAGATGGAGCGAGCCGAGTATTTGGCTACTAAAAATGATGATGGTAAGAACAAGAGGGTTAAGATTGCACAACCACTACGATCTGTGCCTGCACCGATTATTAAACAGGGTCAACAATCTGGGAACCAAGGGTATCGTAGTAATAATTGGAATAATAGAGGAAATCAGCAAAGGATTGACAACGGGCCAAATAATAATAAACGTGGTCAACTACAAGTGTACCGTCCCCAAGGGCAGCAAAGGGGTAATGGAAGTGGTGGTGTTAATGCCAATGCACCATGTGGGACTTGTGGAAAGAATCATCCGGGAAGAGTTTGTTATCGTAGTGCGGGTTCATGTTTTGCTTGTGGAGAGGTTGGTCACTTAGCTAAGGATTGCAAGAATCCTATACCTGGGTTTGTTCCAAGGGTTCCTCTGCCAGGTCCTGGTGGACGCGTCTTTGCCATGACTGCTGCTCAGGCTGCTGACGCGATAG GTACTATTACTGGTCATGTATTTGTACATCATCGTGCCCTCTTCGTTCTGTTTGATTCTGGCTCTACGCACTCCATTGTGTCTGTTAAGAGCTCGAAATATTTGAAAGTGTCTCCAACTTGGTTGTCTACTCCATTTACGATCTCCACCCCAATGGGTAGTATTGAAAGTATAGATCGTGTATTTCAAAATTGCCGTTTGGAATTCAATGACTGCATGTTTTCCGCAAATCTCTTTCCTATGACCATGCATGACTTTGACATTATTCTTGGCATGGATTGGTTATCTCGCCATCACGCGAATATCGATTGTTATTCTAAGAGGATTTTTTTTGGAAATCATTCTATACCCGATTGTGTCTTTAATGGTGATCTTCCCGTAAAATCTATTAAGGTTATCTCAGCGCTTAAGGCGCAAAAGCTCATTTCACATGGTTGTGTTGGTTATTTAGCTTCGATTCAGAATTTATCTATCGAGAGCCCTTCGCTTGAAAATATCGATGTTGTTCgagagtttcccgatgtatttcctgatGAATTACAGGGTTTTCCTCCAGTTCGTGAAGTTGAATTTTCGATTGATTTGATTCTGGGTTCCCAACCGATATCAAAAGCTCCTTATCGAATGGCACCACTCGAGTTACAAGAACTCAAGGAGCAATTGCAAGACTTGATAGATTGTGGTTTTATTCGGCCAA ATCTAATGAACCGTGTGTTCCAtgagtatttggataagtttgtgatCGTATTCATTGATGATATCTTGGTATTCTCAAAGAGTAAAGAAGAGCATGAGAATCATCTTCGTGTTGTACTTGAAACCCTCCGAAGTAAGAAATTGTTTGCGAAGTTCTCTAAATGTGTATTCTGGTTGCAAAGAGTTGCCTTTATGGGTCATGTTGTATCGGCTGGGGGTATAATGATGGATCCGGTGAAAGTTGAGGCTATTACAAATTGGTTAAGACCTACTTCTGTTGTTGAGGTTCGAAGTTTTcttggtttagctggttattatcgaagatttGTTGAGGGTTTTTCAACGATTGCTTTGCCACTTACCAAGTTGTTGAGGAAAGGGGAAAATTTTGTGTGGACCGATGAACGACAAAAAAGTTTCGATGAGTTAAAGAAAAGACTTGTATCAGCTCCTATTCTTGCATTGCCGTCAGGAAGTGGAGGTTTTCAAATCTATAGTGATGCTTCTAAGCATggtttgggttgtgttttgatgca GCATTATCTTTATAGAGAAACTTGtgatattttcaccgatcacaagagtctcaaaTACATATTCACGCAAAAAGagataaatatgagacaacgaaggtggctcgagttattgaaggaTTATGATGCAAACATTCATTACCATCCtggaaaagcgaatgtggtagccgacacattGAGTAGAAAGTCATTTGGTAGTATCTCATGTTTGGTTACTCACATTCGAGAATTTGAAAGACTTGATATGGGATTGAGTAAAAGAGGAGCATCGAGGATGTTGGCAAATCTAAAATTCGAGTCTGATTTAATTACTAGAATAAAAGAGGCTCAATTGGATGATGGCGATTTGTGGACAGTGTTTCAAAATTTGGAAGAGGGTAAAGTGAAAGAGTTCAGAGAAGATGATGATGGGGTTATTTGGTGTGGGAATCGATTATGTGTTCCTAATGATGATGCTATTCGTGAGGCTCTGTGGTCTGAGGCTCACAGCTCACCTTTTTCTATACATCCTGGTTTGACCAAAATGTATCAGGATTTAAAGCAGCACTTTTGGTGGAGTGGTATGAAGAAAGACGTTGCTAGATATGTTGGGAAGTGCCTTACTTGTCAACAAGTAAAGATCGAGCACCAACGTGCTAGTGGTTTGTTGCAGCCATTGGACATTCCCGTGTGGAAGTGGGATGATATCTCAATGGTTTTCGTATGTGGTTTACCGAAGACTGTGAAAAGGAATGATGCTATTTGGGTGGTGATTGATAGATTAACCAAATCGGCTCATTTCTTGCCTATTCGCATGGATTATTCGGTAAGTAAGCTATCAGAGCTTTTTCAGCAGGAAATTTTGAGATTACATGGGGTTCCTTCATCCATCGTATCCGATCGTGATCCTCAGtttacatctagattttggaaGGGGTTACAAAAAGCTTGGGGTACGCGATTGAAGCTTAGTACTGcttttcatccacaaactgatggacagtctGAGCGTACGATACAGatcttggaagatatgcttcgagcTTATGCCCTAGATTGGAAGGGAAATTGGGATGAGTACTTATGTTTGGTGGAGTTTGCCTATAATAATAGTTGGCAGGCTAGTATCCGTATGGCGCCATTTGAGATGCTCTATGGTCGAAAGTGTAGAGCGCCAGTTTGTTGGAATGAAGCGGGTGAAAAATTGATTGAAGGACCTGAGTTGGTTAGAGTGACTAATGAAAAG gtgtcaccttggaagggtgtacggCGTTTTGGTTTGAAAGGAAAGCTCAGTCCTCGATATATTAGCCCGTTTGAGATATTGGATCGAGTTGGTGAAGTATCTTATCGTTTAGCATTACCGCCGCAGTTATCTCATGTTCATAATGTATTTCACGTATCTCAGTTGAGGGGTTACAACTATCATCCATTGCATGTGGTGCAATATCCTTTTTCTGAAATTCGAGCTGATCTTTCTTATATCGAGGAGCCCGAAGCTATTATAGAACGCGAGCAGAGAGTAACTCGTAAAAGCTCCAACCCTttcgttaaggttcaatggaagaATCATTCTGCTAGTGAGGCCACTTGGGAACTCGAGGAAACCATGCAGGCCGAGCACCCTCATTTGTTTGCTAATTGGTGCGTTTCGATTCTATAA